One Fusobacterium nucleatum genomic window carries:
- a CDS encoding DNA helicase — translation MNEVKRILNFWKEVNLLTPVTIKSIAFKNQESLSAKDVLKVPYNRIEDSLLLNNDKKYEIEIGFGDIKNTYLYEKGNIDKEDFIDGDGGESFIFAFKIDGDKKYKEESFVISKFAYILLKNIISKDYNDIEYQIKKFNENIEIDLKSYENYNVENIKKITSLILKELNIDNLDEKILKKSFYLKLFNSNEEDENNESSFFQMDFYTKDLEIIAKTNLKDNSLLSNIIYSKANKNRQKIDDNKEFLAEITLPKNMPIGKWPSKYNPSLMQATAINICTSKDYSPNIFSVNGPPGTGKTTLLKEIIADTIVKKAKIIADLNSTNLEVMKTNTTEPYYRNYYKIPDELKKLGIIVASNNNSAVENISKDLPKSEDVLSKDTLTNLFDVNEQENIYFTKDSECIFGENPKTWGLISAPYGKKVNIQKILAILPEKNKKIDDFNFNFDTNIPDFKKALSNFQEKYEKVLKYREDFNSSVKQFFRNKDKIAEINNSSDQVSNLKNKIENLIEELKKVQDNKEYKDSILKQKREQKSNIENSYSIFTKITNKFAGEKNPKILALNKDIEILNGELININKDLRNIENDKDELHKKIQVLENSKKILKELEEEINMFFKTYSSNENDLKLLERCSDLENFYNDIMNNEKTQESCPWGVEEFNRLREELFACSLSLIEAYIVNSKGIKANLKLLKLLLSGENLGYSIEERKNVFKECFHTLNLLIPVLSTTFASVSRAFKDFEENELGIVIIDEAGQATPFSAMGLLYRSNRCIIVGDPLQVEPVMTVTSTLIRAIANKYELNKLEKEFNIAGKIFNYTSPSLSIQTLADYANLYYGKIGETEVGCPLVVHRRCLSPMFDISNRISYDNRMINKCMPDKVKVDYVLEKNEFIDVKGQEAGNGNHYVKEQGEKIIEIIKDCIENRGIKVFENSKNLYVISPFTTVINGLKNDIKKAFKDENKEAVNNWCNTCLGTVHKFQGKEANSVILLLGCDNNSKSSAQWAAQAANILNVAATRAKKRFAIIGDLELWGKLNFFKDAKEVLDKFNKE, via the coding sequence ATGAATGAGGTTAAAAGAATTTTAAATTTTTGGAAAGAAGTTAATTTATTGACACCTGTTACAATAAAAAGTATTGCTTTTAAAAATCAGGAATCTCTAAGTGCAAAAGATGTTTTAAAAGTTCCTTATAACAGAATAGAGGATTCGTTACTTTTAAACAATGATAAAAAGTATGAAATAGAAATTGGATTTGGAGATATAAAAAATACTTATTTGTATGAAAAAGGAAATATTGATAAAGAAGATTTTATTGATGGTGATGGAGGAGAATCTTTTATTTTTGCTTTTAAAATTGATGGAGATAAAAAATATAAAGAGGAGTCTTTTGTCATTTCTAAATTTGCTTATATTCTTCTTAAAAATATTATCTCAAAAGACTATAATGATATTGAATATCAAATAAAGAAATTTAATGAAAATATTGAAATAGATTTAAAATCTTATGAAAATTATAATGTAGAAAATATTAAAAAAATTACTTCTTTAATATTAAAAGAATTAAATATTGATAACTTAGATGAAAAAATACTAAAAAAATCTTTTTATTTAAAGCTATTTAATTCTAATGAAGAAGATGAAAATAATGAAAGTTCTTTTTTTCAAATGGATTTCTATACTAAAGATTTAGAAATTATTGCCAAAACTAATTTAAAAGATAATTCACTTTTATCTAATATTATTTATTCAAAAGCAAATAAAAATCGTCAAAAAATTGATGATAATAAAGAATTTTTAGCAGAAATAACTCTTCCTAAAAATATGCCTATAGGTAAGTGGCCATCTAAGTATAATCCAAGTTTAATGCAAGCTACAGCAATAAATATATGCACAAGTAAAGACTATTCACCTAATATTTTTTCTGTAAATGGACCACCTGGAACAGGAAAAACTACTTTATTAAAAGAGATTATTGCTGATACCATAGTAAAAAAAGCTAAAATTATTGCTGATTTAAATTCTACTAATTTAGAAGTTATGAAAACAAATACAACTGAACCTTATTATCGTAATTATTATAAGATACCAGATGAATTAAAAAAATTAGGTATAATAGTTGCTAGCAATAATAATTCAGCTGTTGAAAATATATCTAAGGACTTGCCTAAATCAGAAGATGTTTTAAGTAAAGATACATTAACTAATTTATTTGATGTTAATGAACAGGAAAATATATATTTTACTAAAGATAGTGAATGTATTTTCGGAGAAAACCCTAAAACTTGGGGACTTATTTCAGCACCTTATGGAAAAAAAGTAAATATTCAAAAGATATTAGCTATTTTACCTGAAAAAAATAAAAAAATAGATGATTTTAATTTTAATTTTGATACTAATATTCCTGATTTTAAAAAAGCTCTGAGCAATTTTCAAGAAAAATATGAAAAAGTGTTAAAATACAGAGAAGACTTTAATAGTAGTGTAAAACAATTTTTTAGAAATAAAGATAAAATAGCTGAAATAAACAATAGTTCAGATCAAGTTTCTAATCTAAAAAATAAAATAGAAAATTTAATAGAAGAACTTAAGAAAGTTCAAGATAATAAGGAATATAAAGATTCTATTTTAAAGCAAAAGAGAGAACAAAAATCTAATATAGAAAATTCATATTCTATTTTTACTAAAATAACAAATAAGTTTGCTGGAGAGAAAAATCCTAAAATTTTAGCATTGAATAAAGATATTGAGATATTGAATGGAGAACTTATAAATATCAATAAAGATCTTAGAAATATTGAAAATGATAAAGATGAACTTCATAAAAAAATTCAAGTTTTAGAAAATAGTAAGAAAATTTTAAAAGAGTTAGAAGAAGAAATAAATATGTTCTTTAAAACATACTCTTCAAATGAAAATGATTTAAAATTACTAGAAAGATGCTCAGACTTAGAAAATTTCTATAATGATATTATGAATAATGAAAAAACTCAAGAAAGTTGTCCTTGGGGTGTAGAAGAATTTAATAGATTAAGAGAAGAATTATTTGCATGTTCTCTAAGCTTGATAGAAGCATATATAGTAAATAGTAAGGGAATAAAAGCAAATTTAAAATTATTAAAACTTCTTTTAAGTGGGGAAAATTTAGGTTATTCTATTGAAGAAAGAAAAAATGTTTTCAAAGAATGTTTCCATACTTTAAACTTATTAATTCCTGTTTTATCAACAACTTTTGCTTCAGTTTCAAGAGCATTTAAAGATTTTGAAGAAAATGAGTTGGGTATTGTGATTATTGATGAAGCTGGACAAGCTACTCCTTTCAGTGCAATGGGTTTATTGTATAGATCTAACAGATGTATTATTGTAGGGGATCCTTTACAAGTTGAGCCAGTTATGACAGTTACTTCAACTTTAATTCGTGCTATTGCAAATAAATATGAACTTAATAAATTGGAAAAAGAGTTTAATATAGCTGGAAAGATATTTAATTATACATCACCTAGTTTATCTATACAAACTCTAGCTGATTATGCAAATTTATACTATGGTAAAATTGGTGAAACTGAAGTAGGTTGTCCTTTAGTTGTGCATAGAAGATGTCTATCTCCAATGTTTGATATATCAAATAGAATTTCATATGACAATAGAATGATAAATAAATGTATGCCTGATAAAGTAAAAGTGGACTATGTTTTAGAAAAAAATGAATTTATAGATGTTAAAGGTCAAGAAGCTGGAAATGGAAATCATTATGTAAAAGAACAGGGTGAGAAAATTATTGAAATCATAAAAGATTGTATTGAAAATAGAGGAATAAAAGTCTTTGAAAATTCTAAAAATCTATATGTAATTTCTCCATTTACAACTGTTATTAATGGGCTTAAAAATGATATAAAAAAAGCTTTTAAAGATGAAAATAAAGAAGCAGTAAATAATTGGTGTAATACTTGTCTTGGTACAGTTCATAAATTCCAAGGAAAAGAAGCAAATTCTGTAATATTATTACTAGGTTGTGATAATAATTCTAAAAGTTCTGCTCAATGGGCTGCACAAGCTGCTAATATTTTAAATGTTGCTGCCACTCGTGCAAAAAAACGTTTTGCTATTATTGGAGATTTAGAGCTTTGGGGAAAACTAAATTTCTTTAAAGATGCAAAAGAAGTTTTAGATAAATTTAATAAAGAATAG
- a CDS encoding AAA family ATPase has protein sequence MSKKEDVQRLPAEQLFQEEIDALIKAEKNPIPTGWKMSPKSVLTYICGGKVGKKNIIPKYIGNKRLVEIAISTLVTDRALLLIGEPGTAKSWLSEHLAAAINGNSTRVIQGTAGTTEEQIRYSWNYAMLIAEGPTKEALIPSPIYKAMEDGAIARVEEISRCASEVQDALISLLSEKRLSVPELSIEIPAKKGFSVIATANTRDKGVNEMSAALKRRFNIVVLPSPNTLEAEIDIVRTRVEQLAGNLDLNAKLPEEEVIEKVCTVFRELRQGVTLDGKQKIKPTANVLSTAEAISLLANSMALAGSFGDGEISDYDLAAGLQGAIVKEDSKDGQIWEEYLENIMKKRGSEWLGLYKECKALNKATK, from the coding sequence ATGAGTAAAAAAGAAGATGTACAAAGATTACCAGCAGAGCAACTATTCCAAGAGGAAATAGATGCTTTAATAAAGGCAGAAAAAAATCCTATTCCTACTGGTTGGAAAATGTCTCCAAAGTCGGTATTGACATATATTTGTGGTGGGAAAGTTGGTAAGAAAAATATAATACCTAAATATATAGGAAATAAAAGATTGGTTGAAATAGCTATTTCAACTTTGGTTACAGATAGAGCCTTACTTTTAATTGGAGAACCAGGGACAGCTAAATCTTGGCTATCTGAGCATTTAGCTGCTGCAATAAATGGAAATTCAACAAGAGTTATACAAGGTACAGCAGGAACAACAGAAGAACAAATAAGATATTCTTGGAACTATGCAATGCTTATAGCAGAAGGTCCTACAAAGGAAGCCTTAATACCAAGCCCTATATATAAGGCTATGGAAGACGGAGCTATTGCAAGAGTGGAAGAAATTTCTCGTTGTGCCTCAGAAGTTCAAGATGCTTTAATATCTTTATTATCAGAAAAAAGATTATCTGTTCCTGAATTAAGTATAGAAATTCCTGCTAAAAAAGGTTTCTCTGTTATAGCTACTGCTAACACAAGAGATAAGGGAGTTAATGAAATGTCAGCAGCATTAAAACGTCGTTTTAATATTGTTGTGTTACCAAGTCCAAACACTCTTGAAGCAGAAATAGATATTGTTAGAACAAGAGTTGAGCAACTTGCTGGAAACTTAGACTTAAATGCTAAGTTACCAGAAGAAGAAGTTATAGAAAAAGTATGCACAGTATTTAGAGAACTTAGACAAGGTGTAACATTAGATGGAAAACAAAAAATAAAACCTACTGCAAATGTACTATCAACAGCAGAAGCTATTTCTCTTTTAGCTAATAGTATGGCACTTGCTGGTAGCTTTGGAGATGGGGAAATATCAGATTATGATTTAGCAGCAGGTCTACAAGGAGCTATTGTTAAAGAAGATAGTAAAGATGGGCAAATATGGGAAGAATATTTAGAAAATATTATGAAAAAAAGAGGTTCTGAATGGTTGGGACTATACAAAGAATGTAAGGCACTTAATAAAGCTACTAAATAG
- a CDS encoding N-6 DNA methylase: MEKISKEYYEKLRTINYSKVEITLYNKLKDYGIWWVKNRVEDTENYYLYFEDKIKYLKKHIREFLEKHIKEYNEKDFNLIYNEKFEKYEAEYKKENIPMIFHYNEYNEELNGIEISYKKETFFIEIPQQDDYSFYNDYLNPSPPFSWEDYFKKNYSYDEDKKILEMGIYCYENIEYLMIITAYILLKMQDSSWEKGFTLDSLELPENIGSSYIKDSKFEFKNHIRDLINKFEKDELLAFILFAFDFNYYLKKKTPSEKNILTSPLPDSLSNLSFKLLNIKDNDYVLNLFSELGNFAIESYFKSPNILIRGVEDFYITRNIAILKASLISNSINFLDVTNDYNKRLEDNHNKELEDIYNRMLEDEDNKKLEDIVWSLYEETPSVELLSALDYTPKQKVDKIFSNLALISDYYNIKNLVSSNYEYEGKNTESQSIQYKRHFLNLKNDKTLKEIIENASLEWLHYIELMTNLKDEGKAISLVESKILYDNENIKIRKYFIENGYIEAIILLPKNMMIGLNDSLVFIVFSKGNKKIRFVDASNFGKIKKFKEKKISILKDNDVDEIINLLNNEINSKTSISKKIEDFSKNYYNLDVNVNIDPSNKDFSKETVTVVKLKDLIKNIMRGSQISPKELEDFKTNEETSNIYLSVSDVNDGLIEFENIENYLKEIPENQEKFLVKNECILLSKYGIPPYKFTVVDILGDKKIIASSNFIIIEVDKEKINSWYLAALFSSSKGTEILKEAYSNSKNGSLSIKKLEEVMIPVHSKKVQEKISYEYFEILSDIEKEKTKLKKLLENKEKIFEKIKVEV; the protein is encoded by the coding sequence ATGGAAAAGATAAGTAAGGAATATTATGAAAAATTGAGAACTATAAATTATAGTAAAGTTGAAATTACTTTATACAATAAATTAAAAGATTATGGTATATGGTGGGTAAAAAATAGAGTTGAAGATACAGAAAATTATTATTTGTATTTTGAGGATAAAATAAAATATTTAAAAAAGCATATAAGAGAATTTTTAGAAAAGCATATTAAGGAATATAATGAAAAAGACTTTAATCTTATTTATAATGAAAAATTTGAAAAATATGAGGCAGAATATAAAAAAGAAAATATTCCTATGATTTTTCACTATAATGAATACAATGAGGAATTAAACGGAATTGAAATATCATATAAAAAAGAAACTTTTTTTATAGAAATACCACAACAAGACGATTATTCATTTTATAATGATTACCTTAATCCATCTCCACCTTTTTCTTGGGAGGATTATTTTAAAAAAAATTATAGTTATGATGAAGATAAAAAGATTTTAGAAATGGGGATCTATTGCTATGAGAATATAGAATATCTAATGATAATAACTGCATATATTTTATTAAAAATGCAAGATTCCTCATGGGAAAAAGGCTTTACTTTAGATTCATTAGAACTTCCTGAAAATATTGGCTCTTCCTATATAAAAGACTCCAAATTTGAATTTAAAAATCATATTCGTGATTTAATAAATAAATTTGAGAAAGATGAACTACTTGCTTTTATTTTATTTGCTTTTGACTTTAATTATTATTTAAAGAAAAAGACTCCTAGTGAAAAGAATATTTTAACAAGCCCTTTACCTGATAGTTTATCAAATCTTTCTTTTAAACTTTTAAATATTAAAGACAATGACTATGTCTTAAATTTATTTTCAGAGTTAGGAAATTTTGCGATAGAAAGTTATTTTAAATCTCCTAATATATTGATTAGGGGAGTTGAAGATTTCTATATCACTAGAAATATTGCAATATTAAAAGCTAGTCTTATTTCTAATAGTATTAATTTTTTAGATGTAACTAATGATTATAATAAGAGGTTAGAAGATAACCATAATAAAGAATTAGAAGATATTTATAATAGGATGTTAGAAGATGAGGACAATAAAAAATTAGAAGATATTGTCTGGAGTTTGTATGAAGAAACTCCAAGTGTTGAACTACTATCTGCCTTAGATTATACTCCAAAACAAAAGGTGGATAAGATATTTTCAAATCTTGCTTTAATTTCAGATTATTATAATATAAAAAATTTAGTTTCTTCAAATTATGAGTATGAAGGAAAAAATACAGAATCTCAATCTATACAATATAAGAGACATTTTTTGAATTTAAAAAATGATAAAACTTTGAAAGAAATTATAGAAAATGCATCTTTAGAATGGTTGCATTATATTGAACTAATGACAAATTTGAAAGATGAAGGTAAGGCAATCTCTCTTGTTGAAAGTAAGATATTATATGATAATGAAAATATAAAAATAAGAAAATATTTTATAGAAAATGGTTATATTGAAGCTATTATTTTATTACCTAAAAATATGATGATAGGCTTAAATGATTCATTGGTATTTATTGTATTTAGTAAAGGAAATAAGAAAATAAGATTTGTTGATGCTTCTAATTTTGGAAAAATAAAAAAATTTAAAGAGAAAAAAATTAGTATATTAAAAGACAATGATGTGGATGAGATAATAAATTTATTAAATAATGAGATCAATTCTAAAACATCTATCTCCAAAAAAATAGAAGACTTTTCAAAAAATTATTATAATCTTGATGTTAATGTAAATATAGATCCTTCAAATAAAGATTTTTCAAAAGAAACCGTAACAGTTGTTAAATTAAAAGATCTTATTAAAAATATTATGAGGGGTAGTCAAATATCACCAAAAGAATTAGAGGATTTTAAAACAAATGAAGAAACTTCAAATATATACTTATCTGTATCTGATGTAAATGATGGACTTATTGAATTTGAAAATATTGAAAATTATCTCAAAGAAATTCCAGAGAATCAGGAGAAATTTCTTGTTAAAAATGAATGTATTTTACTATCTAAATATGGTATCCCTCCTTACAAGTTTACTGTTGTTGATATTCTTGGAGATAAAAAAATAATAGCTAGTAGCAACTTTATTATTATTGAAGTTGATAAAGAAAAAATAAATTCTTGGTATTTAGCTGCTCTTTTTTCTAGTAGTAAGGGAACTGAAATATTGAAGGAAGCTTATAGTAATTCAAAAAATGGAAGTTTATCTATAAAAAAATTGGAAGAGGTTATGATTCCAGTTCATTCAAAAAAAGTGCAAGAAAAGATTTCATATGAATATTTCGAAATACTATCTGATATAGAAAAGGAAAAAACAAAATTAAAAAAGTTACTTGAAAATAAAGAAAAAATTTTTGAAAAAATAAAAGTGGAGGTCTAG
- a CDS encoding SWIM zinc finger family protein encodes MKLDKEKILAMSPNASAVANAKKICSNGSFVKLAHSSDDTFYMGECKGSGKSNYIVSADFVDEENPVIRCTCPSRQFPCKHGLALLFEIADEKTFEECEIPEDILAKREKKEKAKAKKESTEGTEKEKKAPSKVSKAARTKKINKQIEGLDLIKKITSQLLKVGLSTMGTVSLKEYKDIVKQLGDYYLPGPQVLFQRLMLEVQEYKEDQDTKHYQQALDCLKKLRAIEKKGREYLKAELEKDNLEISDNTLYEDLGGVWKLEQLNDLGLKKENARLIQLSFEVTYDEASKIFTDRGYWIDIDSGEISYTANLRPLSAIKYIKQDDSNFSLLTVPTLTYYPGGLNKRIRWNSANFDEREKSSFKKIKTYATDIEQATKIAKNELKNILTDNEVSLLLDFEKIMFIEEEGNKKYILVDKNKKMIELKNNGPRELAKVFYELLPNECLENQVMFVKLYQEDRTIYAEAHSIITDDKIVRLGF; translated from the coding sequence TTGAAATTAGATAAAGAAAAAATTCTTGCAATGTCTCCAAATGCATCAGCAGTAGCAAATGCAAAAAAGATTTGTAGTAATGGTTCTTTTGTGAAATTAGCACATTCATCTGATGATACTTTTTATATGGGTGAATGTAAAGGAAGTGGAAAATCAAATTATATAGTCTCAGCAGATTTTGTAGATGAAGAAAATCCAGTTATAAGATGTACTTGTCCAAGTAGACAATTTCCTTGTAAACACGGACTAGCTTTATTGTTTGAAATAGCAGATGAAAAAACATTTGAAGAATGTGAAATACCAGAAGATATTTTAGCCAAAAGAGAAAAGAAAGAAAAGGCAAAGGCTAAAAAAGAAAGTACAGAAGGAACTGAAAAAGAGAAAAAAGCACCTTCAAAGGTATCTAAAGCAGCAAGAACAAAGAAAATTAACAAACAAATAGAAGGTTTAGATTTAATTAAAAAAATAACATCTCAACTTTTAAAGGTTGGACTTTCAACTATGGGAACAGTATCTCTTAAAGAATATAAGGATATAGTAAAACAATTAGGTGATTACTATTTACCAGGTCCACAAGTATTATTTCAAAGGTTGATGTTGGAAGTTCAAGAATATAAAGAAGATCAAGATACAAAACATTATCAACAGGCTTTAGATTGTTTAAAGAAATTGAGGGCAATAGAAAAAAAGGGTAGAGAATATTTAAAAGCTGAGCTTGAAAAAGATAATCTTGAAATAAGTGACAACACTCTATATGAAGATTTAGGTGGAGTATGGAAGCTAGAGCAATTAAATGATTTAGGTTTGAAAAAAGAAAATGCAAGATTAATTCAATTATCTTTTGAAGTGACTTATGATGAAGCAAGTAAAATATTTACAGATCGTGGCTATTGGATAGATATAGATAGTGGAGAAATATCATATACTGCAAATTTAAGACCTCTTTCTGCAATAAAATATATTAAGCAAGATGACTCTAATTTTTCTTTATTAACAGTACCTACTTTAACTTATTATCCAGGTGGTTTAAATAAGAGAATAAGATGGAATAGTGCTAACTTTGATGAAAGAGAAAAATCTTCTTTTAAAAAGATAAAAACTTATGCCACTGATATAGAACAAGCAACTAAGATTGCTAAAAATGAATTAAAGAATATTTTAACAGATAATGAAGTATCTTTACTTTTAGATTTTGAAAAGATTATGTTTATTGAAGAAGAAGGTAATAAAAAATATATTTTAGTGGATAAAAATAAAAAAATGATAGAGTTAAAAAATAATGGTCCTAGAGAATTAGCAAAAGTTTTCTATGAATTATTGCCAAATGAATGTTTAGAAAATCAAGTTATGTTTGTGAAACTATATCAAGAAGATAGAACTATATATGCAGAAGCACATAGTATCATAACAGATGATAAAATCGTTCGTTTAGGATTTTAG
- a CDS encoding VWA domain-containing protein produces MDIKEDIKRWRLILGKDTEEDFSSMDSEAISSFSEEDWLMDRALDAIYNPTGKFMSGEVGAGAGKGPSNPQISRWLGDIRNLFDKELVKIIQTDAMDRCGLKQLIFEPEILEQVEPDINLASTIMLLKEQIPQKSKESVRAFIKKIVEEINKLLESDIKRAVRAALNKRQHSPIPSASSLDFKTTIQRGIKNYNKELKKIIPEHYYFFERSSTNPTSKFTVILDIDQSGSMGESVIYSSVMSCILASMAALKTRIVAFDTEIVDLTEKSDDPVDLLYGFQLGGGTDINKSIKYCMKYIENPKKTIFFLISDLMEGGNRGGMLRNLEDMKESGVTVVCLLAISGDGQPYYDAQMAGKIASMGIPCFACNPEKLPLLLERVLKNLDLSSFQEEFKKKK; encoded by the coding sequence ATGGACATTAAAGAAGATATAAAGCGTTGGAGATTAATTCTTGGAAAAGATACAGAGGAAGATTTTTCTTCTATGGATTCAGAAGCAATTTCAAGTTTTAGTGAAGAAGATTGGTTAATGGATAGAGCCTTAGATGCAATTTATAACCCTACAGGCAAATTTATGAGTGGAGAGGTAGGAGCAGGTGCAGGAAAAGGTCCATCTAATCCACAAATTAGTAGATGGCTTGGAGATATTAGAAATTTATTTGATAAGGAATTAGTTAAAATTATTCAAACAGATGCTATGGATAGATGTGGTTTAAAGCAATTAATCTTTGAACCTGAAATATTGGAGCAAGTTGAACCTGATATAAATTTAGCTTCTACAATCATGTTATTAAAAGAGCAAATTCCACAAAAAAGTAAAGAAAGTGTTAGAGCATTTATTAAAAAAATTGTAGAAGAAATTAATAAATTATTAGAAAGTGATATAAAAAGAGCAGTTAGGGCAGCACTTAATAAGAGACAACATTCTCCTATTCCTTCTGCTTCATCACTGGATTTTAAAACAACTATTCAAAGGGGAATAAAAAATTATAATAAAGAGTTAAAGAAAATTATCCCTGAACACTATTACTTTTTTGAGAGATCAAGTACAAATCCAACAAGTAAATTTACAGTTATTTTGGATATAGACCAAAGTGGTTCTATGGGAGAATCAGTTATTTATTCTTCAGTAATGTCTTGTATCTTAGCAAGTATGGCTGCATTAAAAACTCGTATTGTAGCTTTTGATACAGAGATTGTAGATTTAACTGAAAAATCAGATGATCCTGTTGATTTACTATATGGTTTTCAATTAGGTGGAGGAACTGATATTAATAAATCTATAAAATATTGTATGAAATATATTGAAAATCCTAAAAAGACAATATTTTTCTTAATATCAGACCTTATGGAAGGTGGAAATCGTGGAGGAATGTTAAGAAATTTAGAGGATATGAAAGAGTCAGGAGTAACTGTTGTTTGTCTTTTAGCAATTTCAGGAGATGGACAACCTTATTATGATGCACAGATGGCAGGAAAAATAGCTTCTATGGGCATACCTTGTTTTGCTTGTAATCCAGAAAAATTACCACTTTTACTTGAAAGAGTTTTAAAGAATTTAGATTTAAGTTCTTTCCAAGAAGAATTTAAGAAGAAAAAATAA
- a CDS encoding dynamin family protein: MRVEDFINQNRDKIVDVHWNETIQKYVKNLSLSQVLLNNLKKEEYFDSFSNFFENINNEIENYIKNAKNPTYQIAIVGTIKAGKSTLINALIGEDIASINVTPETATLTKFRYSEKNYVKIKFYTNDEWNKIWKNAQKNGVTIFLNEYKELGAESIKNNLLGKKEEYKEFLDINELKKEVEKWTSSQSKEHYFVEEIEIGVENLNLPPQVCLVDTPGLDDIAEYRSKITENYIDSANAVLFCFNSKSSFSKSEMSTVARVFSKARYKKEQIYVLGTQKDILENKNGEDDWKKQKNFVIKKLEGTEYFETTKRAEEHIIGISSLIYPIVKKINIDNFMELAENIKSVVKMEELVKIALEQDKDKKLKIVEDLKKKLIQFSNIEKLEDIIKNTLLKDFNKRLLQDFIEKYRLLAEEIKKFRDENYKVVLTKKKEFELDSTELEKRIKIENEKIKKLDETNKRLKEKIEIVKRAFNNDLKEMENAFYELEKKIKDVNID, translated from the coding sequence ATGAGGGTAGAAGATTTTATCAATCAAAATAGAGATAAGATAGTGGATGTTCATTGGAATGAAACTATACAAAAGTATGTTAAAAACTTATCTTTATCACAAGTATTATTAAATAATTTAAAAAAGGAAGAGTATTTTGATTCATTTTCAAATTTTTTTGAAAATATTAATAATGAGATAGAAAACTATATAAAAAATGCTAAAAATCCTACTTATCAAATAGCAATAGTAGGAACAATAAAGGCAGGAAAATCTACTTTAATTAATGCTTTAATAGGAGAAGATATAGCCTCTATAAATGTTACACCTGAAACAGCAACCTTAACAAAATTTAGATATTCAGAAAAAAATTATGTAAAAATAAAATTTTATACTAATGATGAGTGGAATAAAATTTGGAAAAATGCTCAAAAGAATGGAGTAACTATATTTTTAAATGAATATAAAGAATTAGGAGCAGAAAGTATTAAAAATAATTTGTTAGGAAAAAAAGAAGAATATAAAGAATTTTTAGATATAAATGAACTAAAAAAAGAAGTAGAAAAATGGACATCGTCTCAAAGTAAAGAACACTATTTTGTAGAGGAAATAGAAATTGGAGTTGAGAATTTAAATTTACCTCCACAAGTTTGTTTAGTTGATACTCCTGGATTAGATGATATAGCAGAATATAGATCTAAAATAACTGAAAATTATATTGATTCTGCTAATGCTGTTTTGTTTTGTTTTAATTCAAAAAGTAGCTTCTCCAAAAGTGAAATGTCAACTGTAGCAAGGGTATTTTCAAAAGCAAGATATAAAAAAGAACAAATATATGTTTTGGGAACACAAAAAGATATACTTGAGAATAAAAATGGAGAAGATGACTGGAAAAAACAAAAAAACTTTGTTATAAAAAAATTAGAAGGAACTGAATATTTTGAAACTACAAAAAGAGCAGAAGAACATATAATAGGAATAAGTTCATTGATTTATCCAATAGTGAAAAAGATTAATATTGATAATTTTATGGAGTTAGCAGAGAATATTAAAAGTGTAGTAAAAATGGAGGAGCTTGTTAAAATAGCACTTGAACAAGATAAAGATAAAAAGTTAAAAATAGTAGAAGATTTAAAGAAAAAACTAATCCAATTTTCAAATATAGAAAAATTAGAAGACATTATCAAAAATACTTTATTAAAAGATTTTAATAAAAGATTACTTCAAGATTTTATTGAAAAATATAGATTACTAGCAGAAGAAATAAAGAAATTTAGAGATGAAAATTATAAAGTAGTGTTAACTAAAAAGAAAGAGTTTGAGTTAGATTCCACTGAACTAGAAAAAAGAATTAAAATTGAAAATGAAAAAATTAAAAAATTAGATGAAACAAATAAAAGATTGAAAGAAAAAATAGAAATAGTAAAAAGAGCCTTTAACAATGATTTAAAAGAAATGGAAAATGCCTTTTATGAATTAGAAAAGAAAATTAAAGATGTAAATATAGACTAA